Below is a window of Deltaproteobacteria bacterium HGW-Deltaproteobacteria-2 DNA.
CAGGGTAAAAACCCTGCCTTTTATTTTATCTATTGCCCGAATGATCAGGCTGCTTTTTCTTTTGCTTTTCCTTTGGTTTTTGGTTTTACTTTTTCCTTCTTTTTTTCATCAGGAATAAATTCCAAGATGGAAACAGGCGCGTTGTCACCAAACCGATACCCGGCTTTAACAATTCTCGTGTATCCACCAGGACGATTACGATAGCGTTCGGTAAGTTCACCGAAAAGCTTGCCGACCATATCTTTATCGCGCACAACCGCCAGAGCCTGACGCCGCGCGTGGAGACTGCCTTTTTTACCTAAAGTGATCATCTTTTCCGCCACTTTTTTCAATTCTTTTGCTTTCGTGTCTGTTGTACGGATCCGTTCATATTTTATAACGGAAGTTACCATATTACGAAGCATGGCTTCCTTATGGCTAGAAGACCTACCTAGCTTACTACCCGTCTTACCATGATGCATCGCTAATATCTTCCTTTCCTAATTTATTAATTTCTGAAACAAAACTTTTACCGCTATTTTTTCCCGACTTTTTCAC
It encodes the following:
- a CDS encoding 50S ribosomal protein L17, which gives rise to MHHGKTGSKLGRSSSHKEAMLRNMVTSVIKYERIRTTDTKAKELKKVAEKMITLGKKGSLHARRQALAVVRDKDMVGKLFGELTERYRNRPGGYTRIVKAGYRFGDNAPVSILEFIPDEKKKEKVKPKTKGKAKEKAA